A stretch of the Oncorhynchus clarkii lewisi isolate Uvic-CL-2024 chromosome 9, UVic_Ocla_1.0, whole genome shotgun sequence genome encodes the following:
- the LOC139417440 gene encoding uncharacterized methyltransferase YdaC, protein MILLEKLGQQLGHPTRSVYGWLITKFLKYHNKMLEESAVSLSGIQPGDTVLELGHGPGLGLKAAATLLTEPTGRLIGVDYSQYMHKMAGDLLKELVSNGKVSLYQCDVAAMPLADNMVDKVFHCNCYYYWPDLRKGAAEIHRVMKPGGVMVTTLRLSRVVSFASRREFPGLNWQPEAYMAALRASGFNQVTMEDHQHRHITYQAIYATADK, encoded by the exons atgATCTTATTAGAGAAGCTGGGGCAGCAGTTGGGTCATCCCACCCGGTCAGTGTATGGTTGGCTGATCACTAAGTTCCTGAAGTATCACAACAAGATGTTAGAGGAGAGTGCGGTGTCTCTGTCTGGGATCCAGCCTGGAGATACAGTGTTAGAGCTGGGCCACGGGCCAGGTCTGGGCCTGAAGGCTGCAGCCACACTGCTGACAGAACCTACTGGGAGACTCATAGGAGTGGACTACTCACAATACATgcacaag ATGGCAGGTGATCTTCTGAAGGAGTTGGTGTCCAATGGGAAGGTGTCTCTGTATCAGTGTGATGTGGCAGCCATGCCTCTAGCAGACAATATGGTAGACAAGGTGTTCCACTGTAATTGTTACTACTACTGGCCAGACCTGAGGAAGGGAGCTGCAGAGATACACAGAGTCATGAAACCAG GAGGCGTGATGGTGACCACTCTGAGACTGAGCAGAGTGGTCAGCTTTGCGTCCAGGAGGGAGTTCCCTGGACTGAACTGGCAACCCGAGGCCTACATGGCAGCTCTGAGAGCCTCTGGGTTTAACCAGGTCACAATGGAGGATCATCAACacagacacatcacctaccaggCCATTTACGCTACTGCTGATAagtga